The Streptomyces sp. ICC1 DNA window GACGCGCTGGAGATCGGCACCGGAACCGGCGCACTCGCCCTGCGCATGGCCGGAAGCGGAGCGCGCGTCACGGCGGTCGACGTCTCCTGGGCCGCCGTGGCCACGGCCCGCCTGAACGCCCTGCACCGGCGCTGCCCCTGCGCGTCCTGCACGGAGACTTCGAGGCGCGCACCGCGGGGCGCCGCTTCGACCTGGTCGTCACCAACCCGCCGTACGTCCCCGCCCCGCGCGCCCGGCTGCCGTCCCACGGGCCCGAGCGCGCCTGGGACGCCGGCCTCGACGGGCGCGGGGTCATCGACCGGATCTGCGCGAGCGCGCCGGACCTGCTGCGCCCCGGCGGCGTCCTGCTGATGGTGCACTCGGGCATGTGCGGGGCGCAGGAGACCCTCGACCGGCTCGGCGGGGCAGGGACTGGCCGCGGAGGTCACCGCGAG harbors:
- a CDS encoding methyltransferase domain-containing protein, which codes for MSTTALTSAVLPAGLIALPGVHGPRADTRFLARALADESLGPRTDALEIGTGTGALALRMAGSGARVTAVDVSWAAVATARLNALHRRCPCASCTETSRRAPRGAASTWSSPTRRTSPPRAPGCRPTGPSAPGTPASTGAGSSTGSARARRTCCAPAASC